From the unidentified bacterial endosymbiont genome, one window contains:
- a CDS encoding HypC/HybG/HupF family hydrogenase formation chaperone, with protein sequence MCIGVPGQIQSIDGNQAKVEVCGIVRDVDLTLVGSADETGASRLGQWVLVHVGFAMSVINEAEARDTLDALQNMFDVEPDVGALLFGEEG encoded by the coding sequence ATGTGCATAGGCGTCCCCGGGCAAATACAGTCCATCGACGGCAATCAGGCCAAAGTTGAAGTCTGCGGCATAGTGCGCGACGTCGACCTGACGCTGGTAGGCAGCGCTGATGAAACCGGTGCATCGCGACTCGGTCAATGGGTGCTGGTTCACGTGGGATTTGCCATGAGCGTGATTAACGAAGCGGAGGCACGCGATACCCTGGATGCCCTGCAGAACATGTTCGACGTTGAACCTGACGTCGGGGCGCTGCTGTTTGGCGAGGAGGGGTAA
- the hypB gene encoding hydrogenase nickel incorporation protein HypB, translating to MCSTCGCAEGNLYIEGDEHRPHSAFRSAPFSPAPRLVGALTGITFAPQQSEAGDLHYGHGEAGTHAPGISQRQMLEVEINVLDKNNQLAAHNRARFATRKHLVLNLVSSPGSGKTTLLTQTLNRLNGSVSCAVIEGDQQTVNDAARIRETGTPAIQVNTGKGCHLDAQMIAEAAPRLPLADNGILFIENVGNLVCPASFDLGERHKVAVLSVTEGEDKPLKYPHMFAAASLMLLNKVDLLPYLNFDVDKCLAYAREVNPDIEILLVSATRGDGMDHWLSWLERERCA from the coding sequence ATGTGTAGTACCTGTGGTTGCGCTGAAGGCAATCTGTATATAGAAGGGGATGAACACCGTCCTCATTCCGCGTTTCGCTCCGCGCCGTTTTCCCCTGCACCTCGTCTTGTCGGGGCATTAACCGGCATCACCTTTGCGCCCCAGCAATCAGAGGCGGGCGATCTGCACTATGGTCACGGCGAAGCGGGCACCCATGCGCCGGGGATCAGTCAGCGCCAGATGCTGGAAGTCGAAATCAACGTGCTGGATAAAAATAACCAGCTCGCTGCCCACAACCGCGCGCGCTTTGCTACCCGTAAACACCTGGTGCTAAACCTGGTGTCCAGCCCTGGCTCGGGCAAAACCACGCTATTGACGCAGACGCTGAACCGCCTTAATGGCAGCGTCTCCTGCGCCGTGATTGAAGGCGATCAGCAGACGGTGAACGATGCCGCGCGTATCCGCGAAACCGGCACCCCAGCGATTCAGGTCAACACCGGTAAAGGCTGTCATCTGGATGCGCAGATGATTGCCGAGGCCGCGCCGCGCCTGCCGCTGGCGGATAACGGCATCCTGTTTATCGAGAACGTGGGCAACCTGGTCTGCCCGGCCAGCTTCGATCTGGGTGAGCGCCATAAAGTGGCGGTGCTCTCAGTGACCGAAGGGGAAGACAAACCGCTGAAGTATCCGCATATGTTTGCCGCCGCCTCGCTGATGCTGCTCAACAAAGTCGATTTACTGCCGTACCTGAACTTTGATGTGGATAAATGCCTGGCCTACGCCCGTGAGGTGAATCCGGATATTGAGATCCTGCTGGTTTCCGCCACCCGCGGCGATGGCATGGACCACTGGCTAAGCTGGCTGGAGCGTGAACGATGTGCATAG
- the hypA gene encoding hydrogenase maturation nickel metallochaperone HypA: MHEITLCQRALELIEQQAVQNKAKRVTGVWLKIGAFSCVEISALTFCFELVCRGTLAEGCELHIEEQQAECWCEHCQQYVTLLSSKVQRCPQCQHVGLRIVADDGMQIQRLEIEKE, encoded by the coding sequence ATGCACGAAATCACTCTCTGCCAGCGAGCGTTGGAACTCATCGAACAGCAGGCGGTACAGAACAAGGCCAAACGCGTGACCGGCGTCTGGCTGAAGATCGGCGCCTTTTCCTGTGTCGAGATCAGCGCCCTCACCTTCTGCTTTGAGCTGGTGTGCCGCGGCACGCTGGCAGAAGGCTGCGAGCTGCATATTGAAGAACAGCAGGCGGAGTGCTGGTGTGAACATTGCCAGCAGTACGTCACCTTGCTGTCATCAAAAGTGCAGCGCTGCCCGCAGTGTCAGCATGTCGGCCTTCGCATCGTGGCGGATGACGGCATGCAGATCCAACGTCTCGAAATCGAGAAGGAGTAA
- the hycA gene encoding formate hydrogenlyase regulator HycA: MTIWEISAKADYIAQRHQQLQDQWHHYCNSLVQGITLSKARLHHAMSCAAQGDMRFVLFGHFTIFVTLADTFNSHTIEYYVETKEGEKQCIAQAQLMADGMVDGHVSNRDREQVLEHYLEKIAPVYNGLYTAVERDLSVNLQQLMDVQPPASVA; the protein is encoded by the coding sequence ATGACTATTTGGGAAATCAGCGCAAAAGCGGATTACATTGCGCAACGCCATCAACAGTTGCAGGACCAGTGGCATCACTACTGCAATTCTCTGGTTCAGGGCATCACCCTGTCGAAAGCCCGACTTCACCATGCCATGAGCTGTGCGGCACAGGGGGATATGCGTTTCGTCCTCTTCGGCCACTTTACGATTTTTGTCACCCTGGCGGACACCTTTAACAGCCACACCATTGAGTACTACGTTGAAACAAAAGAGGGCGAAAAACAGTGCATTGCGCAGGCGCAACTGATGGCCGACGGCATGGTGGATGGGCATGTCAGTAACCGCGATCGTGAACAGGTGCTGGAGCATTATCTGGAAAAAATTGCTCCGGTTTATAACGGTCTCTACACCGCCGTTGAGCGCGACCTGTCGGTCAACCTGCAGCAGCTGATGGATGTCCAGCCCCCGGCTAGCGTGGCCTGA
- a CDS encoding 4Fe-4S dicluster domain-containing protein: MNRFVIADSTVCIGCRTCEAACSETHRLHGLQSMPRLSVMRNEKESAPQLCHQCEDAPCAGVCPVNAIERIDGVVQLNESLCISCKLCGIACPFGAIEFSGSRPLHIPANANSPKAPPAPPAPARVSTLLDWAPGVRAVAVKCDLCSFDEQGPACVRTCPTKALILVNIRDIARTSKRKRELTINSDVGDLSLLQAYNEGAK, translated from the coding sequence GTGAACCGTTTTGTAATTGCTGATTCGACAGTCTGTATTGGCTGTCGGACCTGTGAAGCGGCGTGTTCGGAAACACACCGCCTGCACGGGCTGCAGTCCATGCCGCGCCTGAGCGTCATGCGTAATGAAAAAGAGTCTGCCCCGCAGCTCTGCCACCAGTGTGAAGATGCGCCGTGCGCGGGCGTCTGCCCGGTGAATGCCATCGAACGCATTGATGGTGTGGTACAGCTTAACGAAAGCCTGTGCATAAGCTGCAAACTGTGCGGCATCGCCTGTCCGTTCGGCGCCATTGAATTTTCAGGCAGCCGCCCGCTGCATATCCCGGCGAACGCCAACTCGCCAAAAGCGCCTCCGGCCCCGCCTGCCCCGGCACGCGTCAGTACGCTGTTGGATTGGGCGCCCGGCGTGCGTGCGGTTGCGGTGAAATGTGACCTGTGCAGCTTTGATGAGCAAGGTCCGGCGTGTGTGCGTACCTGCCCGACGAAGGCGCTGATTCTGGTCAATATTCGCGATATTGCCCGCACCAGTAAGCGTAAACGTGAGCTGACCATCAATAGCGATGTTGGCGATCTTTCTCTGCTTCAGGCTTACAACGAGGGGGCGAAATGA
- the hycC gene encoding formate hydrogenlyase subunit 3, which produces MNAVTMINSAVAWFAASAILALVFAFHKTLSGWIAGIGGAVGSLMALAAGGVVLMNGQSAEAVIPLIRYTVQLTPLNAIWLLTFSLCGLFISLFNIDWHRHKNTKANGLLVNLLMAAAVCTVIASNLGALVVMAEIMTLCGVFLTGCSASGKLWFALGRLGTLLLALACWLVWQRFGTLDFSALDGQPLGNDVWLLGVVGFGLLAGIIPLHGWVPQAHANASAPAAALFSVVVMKVGLFGMLTLSLTGGQPPLWWGIVLLLAGMVTAFFGGLYALMEHNIQRLLAYHTLENIGIILLGLGAGITGLALNQPALIAAGFIGGLYHLINHSLFKSTLFLGAGSVWFRTGHRDIEKLGGIGKKMPMISLAMLVGLMAMAALPPLNGFAGEWVIYQSFFALGQSDAFIARLLGPLLTVGLAITGALAVMCMAKVYGVTFLGAPRTREAENACCAPVLMATSVVALALCCIVGGVAAPWLLPILESAIPLPLTTAHTTVSQPMMALLLIAAPLLPFVLMLFFKRDRLASRSRGKAWACGYEHDQSMVITAHGFAMPVKENFAAVLKMRHWLNPVGWVPGWQSAAVPALFRRLAVIELAVLVVIVISRGA; this is translated from the coding sequence ATGAACGCCGTAACGATGATTAACAGCGCAGTGGCCTGGTTTGCTGCCTCGGCAATACTCGCGTTGGTTTTCGCTTTTCATAAAACCCTGAGCGGCTGGATTGCCGGAATTGGCGGGGCGGTGGGGAGCCTGATGGCTCTGGCGGCTGGCGGGGTCGTTCTGATGAACGGACAATCCGCTGAGGCGGTCATACCGTTGATTCGCTATACCGTCCAGCTTACGCCGTTAAATGCCATCTGGCTGCTCACCTTCAGCCTGTGCGGGCTATTTATTAGTCTGTTCAATATTGACTGGCACCGCCATAAAAATACCAAAGCCAACGGCCTGTTGGTTAACCTGCTGATGGCTGCGGCGGTGTGTACCGTTATTGCCAGCAACCTCGGTGCGCTGGTGGTGATGGCTGAAATCATGACGCTGTGCGGCGTATTCCTGACGGGCTGTAGCGCGTCCGGCAAGCTGTGGTTTGCGCTGGGTCGCCTTGGCACGCTGCTGCTGGCGCTGGCCTGCTGGCTGGTGTGGCAGCGCTTCGGCACGCTGGATTTTTCCGCCCTCGACGGCCAGCCGCTGGGTAATGACGTCTGGCTGCTGGGCGTGGTGGGTTTTGGCCTGCTGGCCGGTATCATCCCTCTGCACGGCTGGGTTCCACAGGCGCACGCAAATGCGTCCGCACCTGCTGCGGCGCTGTTTTCCGTGGTGGTGATGAAGGTCGGCCTGTTCGGTATGTTGACCCTAAGCCTCACCGGCGGGCAACCGCCGCTGTGGTGGGGCATTGTGCTGCTGTTAGCCGGTATGGTGACCGCGTTCTTCGGTGGGCTGTATGCGCTAATGGAACACAATATTCAACGCCTGCTGGCGTACCACACGCTGGAGAATATCGGCATCATCCTGCTGGGGCTTGGCGCCGGGATTACCGGGCTGGCGCTCAATCAACCGGCGCTGATTGCCGCCGGGTTTATTGGCGGCTTGTATCACCTTATCAATCACAGCCTGTTCAAAAGCACGCTGTTTCTGGGGGCGGGTAGCGTCTGGTTCCGTACCGGACATCGCGATATCGAAAAGCTGGGCGGTATTGGCAAAAAAATGCCGATGATCTCGCTCGCCATGCTGGTGGGGCTGATGGCGATGGCCGCGCTGCCACCGCTGAACGGTTTTGCCGGTGAATGGGTGATTTACCAGTCCTTCTTCGCGCTGGGGCAGAGCGATGCGTTTATCGCGCGTCTGTTAGGGCCACTGCTGACCGTCGGGCTGGCCATTACCGGGGCGCTGGCGGTGATGTGTATGGCGAAAGTCTACGGCGTGACTTTCCTCGGCGCGCCGCGCACGCGTGAAGCCGAAAACGCCTGCTGCGCGCCAGTCCTGATGGCGACCAGCGTGGTTGCCCTGGCGCTCTGTTGCATCGTCGGCGGCGTTGCGGCGCCATGGCTCCTGCCGATTCTGGAAAGCGCGATCCCGCTGCCGTTGACCACGGCCCATACCACTGTTTCCCAGCCGATGATGGCGCTGCTGCTGATTGCTGCACCGCTGCTGCCGTTTGTATTGATGTTGTTCTTCAAACGCGACCGCCTTGCATCCCGCTCTCGCGGGAAGGCATGGGCGTGCGGTTACGAGCACGACCAATCGATGGTTATTACCGCCCACGGTTTTGCCATGCCGGTGAAAGAGAACTTCGCCGCCGTGCTGAAAATGCGCCACTGGCTGAATCCGGTGGGCTGGGTCCCTGGCTGGCAGAGTGCCGCGGTGCCGGCGCTGTTCCGTCGCCTGGCGGTTATCGAGCTGGCGGTGCTGGTGGTGATTGTGATTTCACGAGGAGCCTGA
- a CDS encoding respiratory chain complex I subunit 1 family protein, translating into MSVLLALLQALVLFAIAPLLSGVSRVVRARLHNRRGPGVLQEYRDLFKLLTRQSVAPAAAGWVFRLTPFVMVGVMLTIATALPVVTVGSPLPVLGDLITLIYLFAIARFFFAIAGLDTGSPFTGLGASREAMLGVLVEPILLLGLWVAAQVAGSTHISFITDTVYHWPVARTIPLVLALCACAFATFIEMGKLPFDLAEAEQELQEGPLTEYSGYGFAVLKWGISLKQLVVLQMFVGVFFPWGQMTHFSVGGLVLAVVVAALKLLAGVLVIALFENSMARLRFVATSRITWAGFGFAFLAFVSLLVA; encoded by the coding sequence ATGAGTGTGTTACTGGCATTACTTCAGGCGCTGGTGTTATTTGCCATTGCGCCACTGCTTTCCGGGGTGAGCCGCGTAGTGCGCGCCCGGCTGCATAACCGTCGCGGGCCTGGCGTACTGCAGGAGTACCGCGATCTCTTTAAGTTGCTCACGCGTCAGAGCGTGGCGCCGGCTGCGGCTGGCTGGGTCTTCCGCCTGACGCCGTTTGTGATGGTGGGCGTAATGCTGACCATTGCCACCGCACTGCCGGTGGTCACGGTGGGCTCGCCGTTACCGGTGCTCGGTGACCTGATCACGCTTATCTACCTCTTTGCCATCGCGCGTTTCTTCTTTGCGATTGCCGGGCTGGATACCGGTAGCCCGTTTACCGGTCTGGGTGCCAGCCGCGAAGCGATGCTGGGGGTGCTCGTTGAACCGATCCTGCTGCTGGGCTTGTGGGTTGCCGCGCAGGTCGCGGGCTCAACGCATATCAGTTTTATCACCGATACCGTCTACCACTGGCCCGTCGCGCGAACCATTCCTCTGGTTCTGGCCCTGTGCGCCTGTGCATTCGCCACCTTTATCGAGATGGGCAAACTGCCGTTCGATCTCGCGGAAGCGGAGCAGGAACTGCAGGAAGGACCGTTGACCGAATACAGCGGCTATGGTTTTGCGGTGCTGAAGTGGGGCATTAGCCTCAAGCAACTGGTGGTGTTGCAGATGTTTGTTGGCGTTTTCTTCCCCTGGGGGCAGATGACGCACTTCTCGGTGGGCGGTCTGGTGCTGGCTGTGGTGGTGGCCGCGCTTAAGCTGCTGGCTGGCGTGCTGGTGATTGCGCTGTTTGAAAACAGTATGGCGCGTCTGCGTTTTGTGGCGACCTCACGCATCACCTGGGCCGGTTTTGGCTTTGCATTTTTAGCATTCGTCTCCTTGCTGGTGGCGTGA
- a CDS encoding NADH-quinone oxidoreductase subunit C: MSEEKKGQQYLAVLHQAFPGVVLDESWQTKDQITLTVKVNYLPEVVEFLYYQQGGWLSVLFGNDERQLCGNYAVYYVMSMEQGEKCWITVRVEVDPNKPEYPSVTPRVPAAVWGEREVRDMYGLVAVGLPDERRLVLPDDWPDELYPLRKDSMDYRQRPAPTTDSETYEFINELGSKKNNVVPIGPLHVTSDEPGHFRLFVDGENIIDADYRLFYVHRGMEKLAETRMGYNEVTFLSDRVCGICGFAHSTAYTTSVENGMGIVVPERAQMIRAILLEVERLHSHLLNLGLACHFVGFDAGFMQFFRVREASMKMAEILTGARKTYGLNLIGGIRRDLLKDDMIQTRLLAQQMRRDVQELVDMLLSTPNIEQRTVGIGRLDPDIARDFSNVGPMVRASGHARDTRADHPFVGYGLLPMTVHSEQGCDVISRLKVRINEVFTALNMIDFGLDNLPGGPLMVEGFTYIPGRFALGFAEAPRGDDIHWSMTGDNQKLYRWRCRAATYANWPTLRYMLRGNTVSDAPLIIGSLDPCYSCTDRMTVVDVRKKKSQVVPYKELERYSIERKNSPLK; this comes from the coding sequence ATGTCTGAAGAAAAGAAAGGTCAGCAGTATCTCGCTGTGTTGCATCAGGCTTTCCCGGGTGTCGTGCTGGATGAAAGCTGGCAGACCAAAGACCAGATCACCCTCACCGTGAAGGTGAACTATCTGCCGGAAGTGGTGGAGTTTCTTTATTACCAGCAGGGTGGCTGGCTGTCGGTGCTGTTTGGCAATGACGAGCGCCAGCTGTGCGGAAACTATGCGGTGTACTACGTGATGTCGATGGAGCAGGGTGAGAAGTGCTGGATAACCGTGCGCGTTGAAGTCGACCCCAATAAGCCGGAATATCCGTCCGTGACGCCACGCGTACCCGCTGCCGTCTGGGGCGAACGCGAGGTGCGTGACATGTACGGTCTGGTGGCTGTCGGCCTGCCGGACGAGCGCCGTCTGGTGCTGCCGGACGACTGGCCGGATGAACTGTATCCGCTGCGTAAAGACAGCATGGATTATCGTCAGCGCCCGGCCCCCACCACCGACAGCGAAACCTACGAGTTCATCAACGAACTGGGCAGCAAAAAGAACAACGTGGTGCCGATTGGCCCGCTGCACGTCACCTCCGATGAGCCGGGCCACTTCCGCCTGTTCGTGGACGGCGAGAATATCATCGACGCCGATTACCGCCTGTTCTACGTCCATCGCGGCATGGAAAAACTGGCGGAAACCCGCATGGGTTACAACGAAGTCACCTTCCTCTCGGACCGCGTGTGCGGCATCTGTGGGTTCGCCCACAGCACCGCCTACACCACCTCGGTGGAAAACGGCATGGGGATCGTGGTACCGGAGCGCGCGCAGATGATCCGCGCCATCCTGCTGGAAGTTGAACGTCTGCATTCCCATCTGCTGAACCTCGGTCTGGCCTGCCACTTTGTCGGCTTTGACGCCGGATTTATGCAGTTTTTCCGTGTGCGTGAAGCGTCGATGAAGATGGCGGAGATCCTCACCGGGGCGCGTAAAACCTACGGCCTGAACCTGATCGGCGGGATCCGCCGTGACCTGCTGAAGGACGACATGATCCAGACCCGCCTGCTGGCGCAGCAGATGCGCCGCGACGTACAGGAGCTGGTGGATATGCTGCTCAGTACGCCAAACATTGAGCAGCGTACCGTGGGCATAGGTCGCCTTGATCCTGACATCGCCCGCGACTTCAGTAACGTCGGCCCAATGGTGCGCGCCAGCGGTCACGCCCGCGACACCCGCGCCGATCATCCATTTGTCGGCTACGGTCTGCTGCCGATGACGGTACACAGCGAGCAGGGCTGCGACGTAATTTCTCGCCTCAAAGTGCGTATCAACGAAGTGTTCACCGCCCTGAATATGATCGACTTCGGTCTGGATAATCTGCCGGGCGGCCCGCTGATGGTGGAAGGCTTCACCTACATTCCAGGCCGCTTCGCCCTCGGTTTTGCTGAAGCACCGCGCGGGGATGATATTCACTGGAGCATGACTGGCGACAACCAGAAGCTCTACCGCTGGCGCTGCCGTGCGGCCACTTATGCCAACTGGCCAACGCTTCGCTACATGCTGCGCGGAAATACGGTATCCGATGCCCCGCTGATCATCGGCAGCCTCGACCCTTGTTATTCCTGCACCGATCGCATGACCGTTGTCGACGTGCGGAAGAAAAAAAGCCAGGTGGTGCCGTATAAAGAGCTTGAGCGCT